In Fusarium falciforme chromosome 10, complete sequence, a single genomic region encodes these proteins:
- a CDS encoding Putative hexose carrier protein, with translation MPRLFGSQGNALRYRITAACGSGFLLFGYDQGVFGGLLSNQTFLKTFNYPSSTIQGQIVATYDIGCIMGTLLSIFIGDKIGRRRSILAGCIILIIGGIMQAASYSLAPMILGRIIAGIGNGMNTIAIPVWQSETAKPEHRGKLIVLQMVTNIFGIALTNWMNLGFTYIPDNPVSWRFPLAFQCFFGLVTMCLVCVAPESPRWLVMRDRTGEAQTILARLAAKPETDASVVEEISRLVTSVRHEAAVQDAVTVKEIFRNGEQQTLRRVLLGAGTSVFQQIGGVNVIAYYLPVVLVRSFGMSERLALILSAVDSMQLMFWGALAAFLIDRVGRRRLMIMGVGCSGVCFTLVAVGLRYGGPSADDSNRAMSILAVTFIFLYYVFYGMSLLSIPFMYPAEINAQRMRNTGTSIATAVNWTCVYLVVVVTPVAIDTIGWKYYLMYGIFNFVFVPIAWFFYVETAKLSLEQVDRLFQIKYEGGKDMTWKEATQLARMEVHEAVEAKTQGAEQAETYHCESTEGKN, from the coding sequence ATGCCTCGGCTCTTCGGAAGTCAAGGCAACGCCCTCCGCTACCGTATCACAGCGGCTTGTGGCAGCGGTTTTCTCCTTTTTGGATACGACCAGGGCGTCTTTGGTGGTCTTCTGAGCAACCAGACCTTTCTAAAGACGTTCAACTACCCAAGCTCAACTATCCAGGGCCAGATCGTAGCCACCTACGATATCGGCTGCATTATGGGTACACTGCTATCTATCTTTATCGGCGACAAGATCGGTCGTCGACGGTCAATTCTTGCGGGCTGCAttatcctcatcatcggcggTATTATGCAGGCTGCTTCATACTCTCTGGCGCCTATGATTCTAGGTCGCATTATAGCCGGCATAGGCAATGGCATGAATACGATCGCCATTCCTGTTTGGCAGTCTGAGACGGCTAAGCCCGAACACCGCGGCAAGCTGATTGTCCTTCAAATGGTCACCAATATCTTTGGAATCGCCCTTACCAACTGGATGAACCTTGGCTTCACGTACATCCCAGATAACCCCGTATCCTGGCGCTTCCCATTGGCTTTTCAGTGCTTCTTCGGCCTGGTCACCATGTGTCTGGTGTGTGTGGCTCCAGAGTCACCCCGATGGCTCGTTATGCGTGACCGCACTGGGGAGGCACAAACTATCTTGGCACGCCTCGCAGCCAAACCCGAGACTGACGCGTCTGTTGTTGAGGAAATTAGTCGTCTTGTGACATCCGTCCGCCACGAGGCTGCAGTTCAAGATGCTGTGACGGTAAAGGAGATATTCCGCAACGGCGAACAACAGACGCTACGCCGTGTCCTGCTTGGCGCCGGCACGTCAGTATTCCAGCAGATTGGAGGCGTAAACGTCATTGCCTATTATCTACCCGTCGTGCTCGTCCGGTCTTTTGGCATGTCGGAACGGCTAGCCCTTATCCTCTCAGCTGTCGACTCTATGCAGCTTATGTTTTGGGGTGCTTTGGCCGCCTTTCTGATCGATCGAGTCGGTCGTCGACGTCTGATGATCATGGGGGTTGGCTGCAGTGGTGTCTGCTTCACCCTTGTGGCAGTTGGACTACGTTATGGCGGACCCAGCGCCGACGACAGCAACAGGGCCATGTCAATTCTGGCTGTTACCTTCATCTTCCTTTATTATGTCTTCTATGGCATGTCTTTACTCTCTATTCCCTTCATGTATCCTGCCGAGATCAATGCACAACGAATGCGGAATACCGGTACATCTATTGCTACTGCAGTCAATTGGACTTGCGTCTACCTGGTAGTTGTGGTAACCCCTGTGGCGATTGATACGATTGGGTGGAAATACTACCTGATGTATGGTATTTTCAATTTTGTCTTCGTCCCAATTGCGTGGTTCTTCTACGTGGAGACGGCAAAATTATCGCTCGAGCAGGTCGACCGCCTCTTTCAAATCAAGTACGAGGGTGGGAAAGATATGACCTGGAAGGAGGCTACGCAGCTGGCTCGGATGGAAGTGCATGAGGCAGTGGAGGCCAAAACTCAGGGTGCAGAGCAGGCTGAAACCTATCACTGCGAGAGCACTGAGGGCAAGAATTAA
- a CDS encoding Oxidoreductase family, alpha/beta domain-containing protein has protein sequence MTTPIKLNVGVVGIGRMGQSHALNLLHKTPRADLLCACSPAEQDLSWGREHLAPHGVKLYATFDEMIETPGLQAIVIASLSALHAEQTKAALDRGIHVLCEKPVCTTVKELENIIQRVEANPQTKLMVGFVRRFDESYQDALAKIEGGGIGKPLIYRSQQCEKGDTGPFFKGYLRNSGGIFVDSIIHDIDLALMFLGGDNCIPKSVSAVGINAVHTDLSDLGDADNAVGTCEFWDGQFAFFYNSRIAAHGYDSQSEVFGTSGKISVNLTSRRNRVELCDRDGFIKSDPTPSWYDRYKDAFVSEVNGWVNAILDGTPMPIPLRSSLTSLVIATSLQESLKTGQKIQFDRSGKPLELPYLRL, from the exons ATGACAACGCCAATCAAGCTGAACGTGGGAGTAGTTGGCATTGGCCGTATGGGCCAGTCGCATGCTCTTAACCTGCTTCACAAGACACCTCGTGCTGATTTGCTCTGCGCCTGTTCGCCAGCAGAGCAGGATCTCAGCTGGGGGAGGGAGCACCTGGCACCCCATGGGGTCAAATTATACGCTACCTTTGATGAGATGATTGAGACACCGGGCCTTCAGGCCATTGTCATCGCCTCGTTGTCTGCTCTACACGCCGAACAGACAAAGGCAGCGCTCGACAGGGGCATTCACGTCCTCTGCGAGAAGCCCGTCTGTACTACAGTGAAGGAG CTTGAGAATATTATCCAACGTGTCGAGGCGAATCCCCAAACAAAGCTGATGGTTGGATTTGTGAGGCGTTTTGACGAAAGCTACCAGGACGCCCTCGCCAAGATCGAAGGAGGGGGGATTGGAAAGCCACTTATCTACCGGTCGCAACAATGTGAGAAGGGAGATACCGGCCCTTTCTTCAAGGGGTACCTTAGGAACTCTGGCGGTATCTTTGTGGACTCAATCATCCACGATATTGATCTCGCATTGATGTTCCTCGGAGGCGATAACTGTATTCCAAAGTCCGTGTCAGCGGTTGGAATAAACGCTGTGCACACAGATCTCAGTGATCTTGGAGATGCTGACAATGCTGTGGGAACGTGCGAGTTTTGGGACGGCCAGTTTGCCTTCTTCTATAACTCACGAATCGCCGCGCATGGATACGACAGTCAGAGTGAAGTATTTGGCACCTCTGGAAAGATATCGGTGAACCTCACGTCGCGAAGAAATCGAGTCGAACTTTGTGATAGGGACGGCTTCATCAAGAGCGATCCGACACCGTCGTGGTACGATCGCTACAAGGATGCTTTCGTGTCGGAGGTGAATGGATGGGTTAACGCGATCTTGGATGGAACACCGATGCCCATCCCTCTGAGATCGTCCTTGACGAGCCTCGTAATTGCTACGTCGCTGCAGGAGAGTCTCAAGACAGGCCAGAAGATCCAGTTTGACCGCTCTGGAAAGCCACTGGAGTTGCCTTATCTTAGATTGTAG
- a CDS encoding NAD(P)-binding protein — translation MTAKVFLTGATGYIGGDALYHLHQRYPDLEFALLIRSGEKANKVLSKYPKARAVIGGLDDTETLEREAAWADIVVHTADSSDHDGSAKAIAKGLVQGHSASRPGFWLHTGGTGILTYFDSEVKKTFGEHDDKVFNDFEGVDELVNLPDAAFHRNVDKIVLNTGTKHADSVKTAIICPPTIYGKGRGPTSGRGRQVYELAAFILREKYCPRIGKGLSQWNNVHVYDLSRVFGLLVEAALDPSRKNDTEVWGAHGYFLTENGEHTWGELSAEIGQEAYKQGFLKVTPELRDWSINEAVKSSAGFEAASWGMNSRGKAKRARKFLGWKPQERSLSEEVPDIVRSEATKAGL, via the exons ATGACAGCCAAAGTCTTCCTTACTGGGGCCACTGGGTACATCGGAGGTGATGCTCTGTACCACCTCCACCAGAGGTACCCCGACCTCGAGTTTGCGCTTCTCATTCGCTCAGGGGAAAAGGCGAACAAGGTTCTATCTAAGTATCCGAAAGCGCGAGCTGTCATCGGCGGGCTTGATGACACTGAAACGCTCGAACGTGAGGCAGCATGGGCCGATATCGTCGTCC ATACCGCCGACTCATCAGACCATGATGGAAGTGCAAAGGCTATAGCCAAGGGTCTCGTGCAAGGGCATTCCGCCTCTCGACCTGGATTCTGGCTGCACACCGGCGGCACTGGCATTCTTACCTACTTTGACTCAGAAGTTAAGAAGACATTCGGAGAACATGACGACAAAGTGTTCAATGATTTTGAGGGCGTTGACGAGCTGGTAAACCTGCCAGATGCTGCGTTTCACCGTAACGTTGACAAAATAGTCTTAAACACCGGGACCAAGCACGCGGACTCAGTCAAGACTGCCATCATCTGCCCGCCTACTATTTACGGCAAGGGACGTGGCCCTACCTCCGGACGTGGACGCCAAGTTTACGAACTCGCGGCTTTCATACTCAGAGAGAAGTACTGCCCTCGCATTGGGAAGGGTCTTTCTCAATGGAATAACGTCCATGTGTATGACCTGAGCCGGGTGTTTGGGCTTCTCGTAGAAGCTGCGTTGGATCCCTCCAGGAAGAATGACACCGAGGTCTGGGGAGCCCATGGGTACTTCCTCACTGAGAATGGTGAGCATACTTGGGGTGAGCTGTCGGCCGAGATCGGCCAAGAAGCCTATAAGCAGGGGTTCCTCAAAGTAACCCCTGAGCTTCGAGATTGGTCCATTAATGAAGCCGTCAAATCTTCTGCCGGGTTCGAGGCTGCAAGCTGGGGTATGAACTCTCggggcaaggccaagcgagCCAGGAAGTTCCTAGGTTGGAAGCCACAGGAGAGAAGCCTCAGTGAGGAGGTGCCAGACATTGTCCGGTCTGAGGCGACTAAGGCAGGACTCTGA
- a CDS encoding Transket-pyr domain-containing protein has translation MVPGNSRNLTADDIAVRDIRKLVIDCCRQNGGGHGGSAIGMAPLGVALWRHTLRFSTKNPAWFDRDRFVLSNGHAAIFLYVMLHVAGYPHMTLDELKMYADPKAFDHKTGTWKSTICHGHPEIEVPGVEVTTGPLGQGIANAVGLAIASKHLAATFNKPGYDIIQSRVYCSTGDGCLQEGVAMEAMAVAGHLKLDNLVLCYDNNQVTCDGPLEWIVSEDTNSKMRSMGWNVIDVFDGDNSVESIVNALNLGKATKHMPTFINIRSTIGYGTATAGTAKSHHGTYSEADAALYAETSDQASHRVSKECKAYFNERADQGNRGQDLWLEMLDRYCQDFPREGTLLRARIAGEVNYSDVLSRIQFPQEPTAARSLNGIIFQQLMDHIPNIIAGGADLWTSNQMGDHSHRIFDGSRREGRVIRYGIREHAMAAISNGLAAYSPNVIIPVTATFFMFYLYAAPGVRMGALSSLKVIHVATHDSIGEGQNGPTHQPVELDSLYRAMPNLLYIRPADGEEIIGAWSSALEVQGQPVIISLARDPPEITIPNTSRTKVSKGGYVIVDHPKPVVTLVSCGSELQFAIGAAAKLGEEGIGTRVSRLSLRTLIEVLAERVTQLSDFIQDNSLEAPGMDKKDEVMVMKSLCQARFRLLRRRKKFSRETTPTVPQNYDASIPTPPASYAGRHSQLLSGTQLLDSSPFQDDSGDDNSPTARHKHSKVNSVVSMYPNQGDSDIGPVEDSKSLDVGPMGYTPSSINDPGNLGFGIQLSWGGMPDLLSPELMAESWAKIPPGIGSQTPTDDSEVVHRLAEQLSDRFGSLNIHEGGQIRHHGPTSNFNLVHMPEPDKLTIHRTVRDHGQECLSALGLGQAVSSELVQHLTNLFFVWQNPILCIVNRPVFEKAKMAWHNRAQNTRYFSEALMNSICAAGAMFESRHSPSLDTFPRSLSDFFADRAKALLEIELDDPTVATVQAMVILTGHEIGCRRDTRGWLYSGMAVRLAFDLALHLDLSRDVEKGFVTQQEADLRRDVFWSAYNSDCMWKYSIGRPGYISLGDVTISRPADRTGNDIAEEWSPYTSYASLTCSIALPDFAKEVHRQRTILYEILTPLMHGL, from the exons ATGGTACCGGGCAATTCCAGAAACCTTACGGCCGACGATATCGCTGTTCGCGACATCAGGAAGCTGGTTATTGACTGCTGTCGACAAAACGGGGGCGGCCATGGTGGCTCAGCAATTGGCATGGCGCCGCTGGGCGTCGCCCTTTGGCGCCACACGCTTCGATTCAGCACGAAGAATCCCGCATGGTTCGACCGGGATAGATTCGTTCTATCAAACGGACACGCAGCAATCTTCCTATACGTCATGCTCCATGTCGCAGGGTACCCACACATGACCCTTGACGAGCTCAAGATGTACGCAGATCCAAAGGCCTTTGACCACAAGACAGGTACATGGAAATCTACCATCTGTCATGGGCACCCGGAAATCGAGGTACCTGGGGTTGAAGTAACGACGGGCCCTCTTGGACAAGGAATTGCCAACGCCGTTGGTCTGGCCATCGCATCCAAGCATCTGGCAGCGACATTTAACAAGCCGGGATACGACATCATACAATCCCGAGTATACTGCTCAACTGGTGATGGATGTCTCCAAGAGGGCGTGGCGATGGAGGCCATGGCAGTTGCAGGTCATCTAAAGCTGGACAATCTTGTCTTGTGCTATGACAATAACCAGGTCACATGCGATGGACCCCTGGAGTGGATCGTCTCGGAGGATACCAACTCAAAGATGAGGTCCATGGGTTGGAACGTGATCGACGTCTTTGATGGCGACAACTCGGTTGAGAGCATCGTCAACGCTCTCAACCTTGGCAAAGCAACAAAGCACATGCCGACATTCATCAATATCAGGTCAACAATCGGCTACGGCACAGCGACCGCTGGGACAGCCAAGTCTCACCACGGAACCTACAGTGAGGCAGACGCTGCCTTGTACGCCGAGACTAGTGACCAGGCCTCACACCGCGTCTCCAAGGAGTGCAAAGCATATTTTAACGAGCGGGCAGATCAAGGCAATCGTGGCCAAGATCTCTGGCTTGAGATGCTCGACCGTTACTGTCAAGACTTCCCCAGGGAAGGAACGCTTCTTCGTGCCCGAATCGCGGGCGAGGTGAACTACAGCGACGTGCTTTCACGCATACAGTTCCCCCAGGAGCCCACTGCTGCACGTTCTCTCAATGGAATCATTTTTCAGCAATTAATGGACCACATCCCTAACATTATTGCCGGGGGCGCTGATTTGTGGACTTCCAATCAGATGGGTGACCACTCGCACCGAATCTTTGATGGATCAAGGCGCGAGGGCCGAGTCATCCGCTATGGGATCCGTGAGCATGCCATGGCCGCGATTTCGAATGGCCTAGCTGCCTACTCTCCCAATGTTATAATTCCCGTTACCGCAACCTTCTTCATGTTCTATCTTTACGCCGCTCCTGGAGTAAGGATGGGGGCGCTGAGCTCTCTCAAAGTCATCCATGTTGCCACGCATGACTCTATTGGAGAGGGGCAGAATGGGCCGACCCATCAGCCCGTGGAGCTTGACTCCCTGTATCGTGCCATGCCCAACCTACTCTATATCCGCCCTGCCGACGGCGAGGAGATCATCGGTGCGTGGTCTTCAGCCCTAGAGGTCCAAGGGCAACCAGTCATTATATCCCTTGCCAGAGATCCGCCTGAAATCACAATACCAAATACAAGCCGCACGAAAGTATCCAAAGGAGGTTACGTTATCGTGGACCACCCCAAGCCAGTCGTGACTCTTGTATCTTGTGGCTCCGAGCTACAGTTTGCTATTGGTGCGGCTGCTAAActaggagaagaaggaattGGTACGAGGGTT TCGAGACTCTCACTTCGAACTCTGATTGAGGTCCTAGCAGAACGAGTTACCCAGCTCAGCGACTTCATCCAAGATAACTCACTGGAGGCGCCTGGCATGGATAAGAAGGATGAGGTAATGGTCATGAAGAGTCTCTGCCAGGCGCGATTTCGTCTATTGAGGAGGCGAAAGAAGTTTTCGAGGGAAACAACACCTACCGTGCCACAGAATTACGACGCCTCAATTCCCACACCGCCCGCGTCGTATGCTGGAAGACATAGCCAACTTCTTTCAGGCACACAACTACTGGACTCGAGCCCTTTTCAAGACGACAGTGGTGATGACAACAGTCCAACGGCAAGACACAAACACTCCAAGGTCAACTCTGTCGTTTCGATGTATCCCAATCAGGGCGATTCGGACATTGGCCCTGTCGAGGATAGTAAATCACTAGATGTCGGCCCCATGGGTTACACACCATCCAGCATCAACGATCCTGGCAATCTAGGCTTTGGGATCCAGCTAAGCTGGGGAGGAATGCCAGATCTCTTGTCCCCAGAATTGATGGCAGAATCATGGGCCAAAATACCACCTGGTATTGGTTCACAAACGCCTACTGATGACTCGGAAGTCGTACATCGCCTTGCTGAACAGCTCTCAGATCGGTTTGGATCACTGAACATACATGAAGGCGGTCAGATTCGGCATCATGGCCCCACCTCCAACTTCAACTTGGTCCATATGCCCGAACCCGATAAGCTGACAATCCACCGTACTGTTCGAGATCACGGTCAAGAGTGTTTGAGTGCGCTGGGTCTAGGTCAAGCTGTTTCTTCTGAACTAGTGCAACATCTCACCAATCTCTTTTTTGTTTGGCAGAATCCGATACTCTGCATTGTAAACCGGCCTGTGTTTGAAAAGGCTAAAATGGCCTGGCATAACAGGGCTCAGAACACACGGTACTTTTCGGAAGCTCTCATGAACTCGAt ATGCGCCGCGGGTGCTATGTTCGAATCACGGCACTCTCCTAGCCTTGACACTTTTCCTCGGTCGCTCTCGGACTTCTTCGCTGACCGGGCCAAAGCTCTACTCGAGATTGAGTTAGACGATCCTACTGTCGCTACAGTCCAAGCAATGGTCATACTTACTGGTCACGAGATTGGCTGCAGGAGGGACACACGTGGCTGGCTTTATAGTG GTATGGCTGTTCGACTTGCGTTTGACCTAGCATTGCATCTCGATCTCTCCCGGGACGTGGAGAAAGGATTTGTAACACAGCAAGAAGCAGATCTCCGAAGGGATGTATTTTGGAGTGCGTACAACTCTGACTG CATGTGGAAGTATTCAATCGGACGTCCAGGTTATATCAGTTTGGGAGATGTCACCATTTCCAGGCCTGCGGATCGCACAGGTAATGATATTGCTGAAGAGTGGTCTCCATATACGAGCTATGCGAGTTTGACCTGTTCGATTGCGTTACCGGATTTCGCTAAGGAGGTGCACCGTCAACGAACAATTCTCTACGAGATACTCACCCCTCTTATGCACGGTTTGTAA
- a CDS encoding Putative NADPH dehydrogenase C23G7.10c, translating to MSSKLVNVAAKGVPFFTPAQSPPAGTPLSPSSAPTLFKPLTTRGVVAHNRFVVSPMCTYSASDGHLSDWHIAHLGQFALGGAGTVMVEATAVEPRGRISPEDSGLWQDSQIAPLTRIVDVVHSQGSLAGIQIGHAGRKASTIAPWLGGTTAKPLADESIGGWPTDVVGASPLPYADDHAPPKELSVEEIKNLVQKFAASASRAVKAGFDVIELHGAHGYLHNNFLSPISNIRTDQYGGSFENRTRFLVETIQAVRAVIPESMPLWLRISATEWMDHSEQPSWNLEESIRLAKLLPGLGIDVLDVSSAGNTPLSRIPSHNRYQTDLAGSIRAAVRAEGLQLQIAAVGKITEAEMARSLVEEGKPVECNGDGTVEVDGDHGVAQAELILAARQFLRDPQWVLNVANELGVRVKWPNQYERAARRPRQDTEKL from the coding sequence ATGTCGTCCAAGTTGGTTAACGTCGCCGCAAAGGGCGTTCCTTTCTTCACGCCGGCCCAGTCTCCGCCAGCGGGCACTCCTCTGAGCCCCAGCTCAGCACCCACGCTTTTTAAGCCCCTGACGACCCGTGGCGTGGTAGCCCACAACCGTTTTGTCGTGTCGCCCATGTGCACCTACTCAGCCTCCGATGGACATCTGTCAGACTGGCATATCGCGCACCTTGGTCAATTCGCACTCGGTGGCGCTGGGACCGTAATGGTGGAGGCAACTGCTGTCGAGCCAAGGGGTCGCATTTCACCTGAGGATTCAGGGCTCTGGCAGGATTCGCAAATTGCGCCACTAACAAGAATCGTGGATGTTGTCCACAGCCAGGGCAGTCTGGCAGGTATCCAGATAGGTCACGCCGGACGCAAGGCGAGCACCATTGCCCCCTGGTTAGGGGGTACAACTGCCAAACCTCTGGCTGATGAGTCTATCGGCGGTTGGCCAACAGATGTTGTGGGGGCTAGTCCCCTTCCCTACGCAGATGACCACGCTCCTCCCAAGGAGCTCTCGgtcgaggagatcaagaacTTGGTGCAGAAGTTTGCTGCTTCCGCATCGAGGGCGGTCAAGGCTGGGTTCGATGTCATTGAGCTCCACGGCGCGCACGGTTACCTGCACAACAATTTCCTGTcacccatctccaacatccGGACCGATCAATACGGTGGCTCCTTTGAAAACCGCACTCGTTTCCTCGTAGAAACCATACAAGCTGTTCGGGCTGTAATCCCCGAGTCGATGCCGCTGTGGCTGCGCATCTCGGCCAcagaatggatggatcatAGCGAACAGCCGTCCTGGAACCTCGAAGAGTCGATCCGTCTCGCCAAGCTACTACCAGGTCTGGGCATCGATGTGCTGGACGTGTCTTCGGCAGGCAATACACCCCTTTCTCGCATCCCATCCCACAACCGATACCAGACCGACCTCGCAGGATCCATCCGCGCTGCCGTTCGTGCTGAAGGGCTGCAGCTTCAGATTGCGGCAGTCGGCAAGATTACCGAAGCAGAAATGGCACGCTCGCTTGTTGAGGAAGGGAAGCCGGTTGAATGCAATGGCGACGGCACAGTAGAGGTGGATGGCGACCACGGAGTTGCACAGGCCGAGCTGATATTGGCTGCGAGGCAATTCCTTAGGGACCCTCAGTGGGTTCTGAATGTCGCCAATGAGCTTGGCGTGAGAGTCAAGTGGCCGAATCAATATGAgcgggcggcgaggaggccCAGGCAGGACACTGAGAAGCTTTAG